One genomic window of Osmia bicornis bicornis chromosome 3, iOsmBic2.1, whole genome shotgun sequence includes the following:
- the LOC114871544 gene encoding integrator complex subunit 8 isoform X4, protein MMDVDLLRPGTVPISPDTILWFEFLLNPSLLQQHLSKSSPDPSATDLIIKFMTINSEQKENEVKIVDTETNDTKPNATNKLTHRNLALKILSLKVAAYLKWDLDILEKKLPLPIQLTLLQDLFYVTSDLSVEIPVVPEFTIHSISDQALFTIVLYHRWHIRAIIYRALNNKQSKQQFLHIPGIQESTYVPPGVIDDIIRKLEAQVSNSINFLNNILETNDIKPKMLSFDTFQMLTEDSTEIKQNWENMYSISLDEFKCQIHYDLARFHLLKEEYQEAKRHTIQAKELFYKLDNLEKRLYCRIKKECLDGCCLACEVSVEGVTSSLTQQLQTSIKDQYTNILQILQADNIAREIPQVYRDNLELDVQGGSVNRKIVVARDLLLQIQCLNLVRKILDGNVILGDYVTEIQAAGNKGVDVFFWALGHVLEKATATDKKRISRYLLYLVDMSNTEGIASKILGDPSYIALFDEKELEEIRKSATDEELELPELLLKNDWGISLATYTQSPKIEIFELEQKLIHSYNTTEIHEILVHLDGKHRMKPLWHVNSCWELPIPLQSVVMSLPRGFLQDYSYVLLAKSRELVMSKDFEGAIEILNVLEKEAQQHTQSGNTLIFKLCKLVNWECLLVEIWRCLHAWPATNICDTQSLVTRCKQCLGALQATDQVIPRQEIIEYCTVFLLNMAEWDYLTSLEKRWSYSEFAAAISSVCQDIVKYKGNRKFPREAWDMVLAAFGPSRDQPQKRSNSGNSGTSTGSASRDVIASISGTLNRLREPMGSSSSGPMSSLNSLFSFTSPAVKKLLGWKQGDEEEKWAEKAVDSLVKKLKKRKGAIEELERALSCPGTPSKCVTIPRSLDGRLQVSHRKGLPHVIYCRVWRWPDLQSHHELKPLELCQYPFSAKQKEVCINPYHYKRVESPVLPPVLVPRHSEYAPGHSLLPFQQIAEPTMPHNVSYSSSGFNAGSTGGVNPTSPMSSVGSVPSPGSTTSPNPQSPYGTNGLPETPPPAYSPPEDGSQPGQSPPPDPVAMDTSGSAEVAPVCYQEPPYWASIAYYELNCRVGEVFHCHSHSVIVDGFTNPSNNSDRFCLGQLSNVNRNSTIENTRRHIGKGVHLYYVGGEVYAECLSDSAIFVQSRNCNHHHGFHPSTVCKIPPGCSLKIFNNQEFAQLLSQSVNHGFEAVYELTKMCTIRMSFVKGWGAEYHRQDVTSTPCWIEAHLHGPLQWLDKVLTQMGSPHNAISSVS, encoded by the exons ATGATGGATGTAGATTTGTTAAGACCAGGCACAGTGCCAATATCACCTGATACAATTCTTTggtttgaatttttattaaatccaTCTCTGTTACAACAACATTTATCTAAATCTTCACCCG atcCTTCAGCTACAGATTTGATAATCAAATTTATGACAATCAATTCAGAACAGAAGGAAAATGAAGTGAAAATTGTTGATACAGAAACAAATGACACAAAACCTAATGCTACAAATAAGTTAACTCATAGAAATCTCGCTTTGAAGATTCTTTCTTTGAAAGTAGCAGCATATTTAAAATGGGATTTAgatatattagaaaaaaagttGCCATTACCAATACAATTGACATTGCTACAAGATCTCTTCTATGTGACATCAGATTTATCTGTTGAAATCCCTGTAGTACCTGAATTTACGATACATTCAATTTCTGACCAAGCTTTATTTACAATTGTTCTTTATCATAGATGGCACATAAGAGCAATTATTTATAGAGCTTTAAATAACAAACAATCTAAGCAACAGTTTCTTCATAT TCCAGGTATTCAGGAATCAACTTATGTCCCTCCTGGAGTAATAGATgatataattagaaaattagaagcTCAAGTATCTAACagtataaattttttaaataatattcttgAAACTAATGACATAAAACCAAAAATGTTGTCCTTTGATACTTTTCAAATGTTAACAGAAGATAGCActgaaattaaacaaaattggGAAAACATGTATTCTATAAGCCTAGATGAATTTAAATGTCAG ATACATTATGATCTAGCaagatttcatttattaaaagagGAATATCAAGAAGCAAAACGACATACTATACAAGCAAaggaattattttataaacttgATAATTTAGAAAAGCGATTATATTGTAGAATTAAGAAGGAATGTTTAGATGGCTGCTGCTTAGCATGCGAAGTATCTGTAGAAGGAGTTACTTCTAGTCTTACTCAACAATTACAAACTTCGATCAAAGATCAATACACT aatatattacaaattttacaagcggataaTATTGCTAGAGAAATTCCACAAGTTTATAGAGATAATTTAGAACTTGATGTACAGGGAGGATCTGTTAATAGGAAGATTGTAGTAGCTCGCGATCTTTTGCTTCAAATTCAGTGTTTAAATTTGGTTCGAAAAATTTTGGATGGTAATGTTATTCTTGGTGATTATGTAACAGAAATACAAGCAGCTGGAAATAAAGGGGTTGATGTGTTCTTTTGG GCACTTGGACATGTTTTGGAAAAAGCAACTGCTACGGATAAAAAACGTATTTCCCGGTATCTTCTTTACCTTGTAGATATGAGTAATACTGAGGGAATTGCTTCCAAAATACTTGGTGATCCTTCATATATAGCACTGTTTGATGAAAAAGAATTggaagaaattagaaaatcagCTACTGACGAAGAACTTGAATTACCGGAgttattgttaaaaaatgaCTGGGGTATATCATTAGCGACGTATACCC AAAGCCCAAAGATCGAAATATTTGAATTAGAACAAAAGTTAATACATTCATATAACACTACTGAAATTCACGAAATATTGGTACATTTAGATGGAAAACATCGAATGAAACCTTTATGGCATGTAAATAGTTGTTGGGAATTACCTATTCCATTACAAAGCGTTGTAATGTCACTTCCTAGAGGTTTCCTTCAAGATTATTCATATGTGTTGTTAGCAAAAAGTAGAGAGTTGGTAATGTCTAAAGATTTTGAAGGggcaattgaaattttaaatgtattaGAGAAAGAAGCACAGCAACATACACAAAGTGGTAACACATTAATATTTAAGTTATGTAAATTGGTGAATTGGGAGTGCCTTCTTGTTGAAATATGGAGATGTCTTCATGCATGGCCAGCAACAAATATATGCGATACGCAAAGTTTAGTTACAAGGTGTAAGCAATGCCTTGGAGCATTACAAGCAACCGATCAAGTTATTCCACGTCAAGAAATTATTGAGTATTgtactgtttttcttttaaatatggCTGAGTGGGACTATCTTACAAGTTTAGAAAAGCGTTGGAGTTACTCGGAATTTGCTGCAGCTATCAGTAGTGTTTGTCAAGACATTGTAAAGTACAAGGGAAataggaaatttccaagagaAGCTTGGGATATGG TTTTAGCTGCGTTTGGACCGAGTAGAGATCAACCACAAAAACGAAGTAACAGTGGTAATAGCGGTACTAGTACCGGTAGTGCTTCAAGAGATGTTATCGCTAGCATAAGTGGTACCCTTAATAGATTACGCGAACCTATG GGATCCTCAAGTTCTGGACCTATGTCTTCATTGAATAGCTTATTTTCATTCACTAGTCCTGCTGTTAAGAAGTTACTTGGATGGAAACAGGGTGATGAAGAGGAAAAGTGGGCAGAGAAGGCAGTTGATTCTttagtaaaaaaattaaaaaagcgAAAAGGTGCAATAGAAGAACTAGAACGTGCTTTAAGCTGCCCAGGTACACCTAGTAAATGTGTAACAATTCCAAGAAGCTTAGATGGAAGATTGCAAGTTTCACACCGTAAAGGTTTACCACATGTAATTTATTGTCGAGTATGGAGATGGCCGGATTTGCAATCGCACCATGAACTTAAACCATTGGAATTATGTCAATACCCTTTTTCTGCAAAACAGAAAGAAGTTTGCATTAATCCTTATCATTATAAAAGAGTGGAGAGTCCAGTATTACCACCGGTACTGGTACCTAGACATTCAGAATATGCTCCTGGACATTCATTATTGCCATTTCAACAAATAGCAGAACCAACAATGCCACATAATGTATCCTACTCTTCCAGTGGATTTAATGCTGGATCTACTGGTGGTGTAAATCCAACTTCACCTATGTCTTCTGTTGGATCTGTTCCCAGTCCAGGAAGTACAACATCGCCAAATCCACAAAGTCCGTATGGTACTAATGGATTGCCAGAAACACCACCTCCAGCATATTCTCCACCAGAAGATGGTTCACAGCCTGGACAATCACCACCACCAGATCCAGTGGCAATGGATACAAGTGGATCAGCTGAAGTAGCACCTGTGTGCTACCAAGAACCACCTTATTGGGCCTCTATTGCATATTATGAATTAAACTGTAGAGTGGGTGAAGTATTTCACTGTCATTCTCATTCTGTTATTGTGGATGGTTTTACAAATCCAAGTAACAACTCTGATCGTTTTTGTCTTGGACAATTGTCTAATGTAAATCGAAACTCAACTATTGAAAATACAAGAAGACACATAGGAAAAGGAGTACACCTTTATTATGTAGGCGGTGAagtttatgcagaatgtttgtCTGATTCTGCTATATTTGTGCAATCTAGAAATTGTAATCATCATCATGGATTTCATCCTAGTACAGTTTGTAAGATTCCACCAGGATGTTcactgaaaatatttaataatcaagagTTTGCTCAGCTGCTCTCACAAAGTGTTAATCATGGTTTTGAAGCAGTATACGAGTTAACAAAAATGTGTACTATAAG AATGTCATTTGTTAAAGGCTGGGGTGCCGAGTATCATCGACAAGATGTTACATCAACACCTTGTTGGATTGAAGCACACTTACATGGACCCTTACAGTGGCTGGATAAAGTGTTGACACAAATGGGTTCTCCCCACAATGCTATAAGTTCTGTATCATAA
- the LOC114871544 gene encoding protein mothers against dpp isoform X3 yields the protein MDDEEGSSSSGPMSSLNSLFSFTSPAVKKLLGWKQGDEEEKWAEKAVDSLVKKLKKRKGAIEELERALSCPGTPSKCVTIPRSLDGRLQVSHRKGLPHVIYCRVWRWPDLQSHHELKPLELCQYPFSAKQKEVCINPYHYKRVESPVLPPVLVPRHSEYAPGHSLLPFQQIAEPTMPHNVSYSSSGFNAGSTGGVNPTSPMSSVGSVPSPGSTTSPNPQSPYGTNGLPETPPPAYSPPEDGSQPGQSPPPDPVAMDTSGSAEVAPVCYQEPPYWASIAYYELNCRVGEVFHCHSHSVIVDGFTNPSNNSDRFCLGQLSNVNRNSTIENTRRHIGKGVHLYYVGGEVYAECLSDSAIFVQSRNCNHHHGFHPSTVCKIPPGCSLKIFNNQEFAQLLSQSVNHGFEAVYELTKMCTIRMSFVKGWGAEYHRQDVTSTPCWIEAHLHGPLQWLDKVLTQMGSPHNAISSVS from the exons ATGGATGATGAAGAGGGATCCTCAAGTTCTGGACCTATGTCTTCATTGAATAGCTTATTTTCATTCACTAGTCCTGCTGTTAAGAAGTTACTTGGATGGAAACAGGGTGATGAAGAGGAAAAGTGGGCAGAGAAGGCAGTTGATTCTttagtaaaaaaattaaaaaagcgAAAAGGTGCAATAGAAGAACTAGAACGTGCTTTAAGCTGCCCAGGTACACCTAGTAAATGTGTAACAATTCCAAGAAGCTTAGATGGAAGATTGCAAGTTTCACACCGTAAAGGTTTACCACATGTAATTTATTGTCGAGTATGGAGATGGCCGGATTTGCAATCGCACCATGAACTTAAACCATTGGAATTATGTCAATACCCTTTTTCTGCAAAACAGAAAGAAGTTTGCATTAATCCTTATCATTATAAAAGAGTGGAGAGTCCAGTATTACCACCGGTACTGGTACCTAGACATTCAGAATATGCTCCTGGACATTCATTATTGCCATTTCAACAAATAGCAGAACCAACAATGCCACATAATGTATCCTACTCTTCCAGTGGATTTAATGCTGGATCTACTGGTGGTGTAAATCCAACTTCACCTATGTCTTCTGTTGGATCTGTTCCCAGTCCAGGAAGTACAACATCGCCAAATCCACAAAGTCCGTATGGTACTAATGGATTGCCAGAAACACCACCTCCAGCATATTCTCCACCAGAAGATGGTTCACAGCCTGGACAATCACCACCACCAGATCCAGTGGCAATGGATACAAGTGGATCAGCTGAAGTAGCACCTGTGTGCTACCAAGAACCACCTTATTGGGCCTCTATTGCATATTATGAATTAAACTGTAGAGTGGGTGAAGTATTTCACTGTCATTCTCATTCTGTTATTGTGGATGGTTTTACAAATCCAAGTAACAACTCTGATCGTTTTTGTCTTGGACAATTGTCTAATGTAAATCGAAACTCAACTATTGAAAATACAAGAAGACACATAGGAAAAGGAGTACACCTTTATTATGTAGGCGGTGAagtttatgcagaatgtttgtCTGATTCTGCTATATTTGTGCAATCTAGAAATTGTAATCATCATCATGGATTTCATCCTAGTACAGTTTGTAAGATTCCACCAGGATGTTcactgaaaatatttaataatcaagagTTTGCTCAGCTGCTCTCACAAAGTGTTAATCATGGTTTTGAAGCAGTATACGAGTTAACAAAAATGTGTACTATAAG AATGTCATTTGTTAAAGGCTGGGGTGCCGAGTATCATCGACAAGATGTTACATCAACACCTTGTTGGATTGAAGCACACTTACATGGACCCTTACAGTGGCTGGATAAAGTGTTGACACAAATGGGTTCTCCCCACAATGCTATAAGTTCTGTATCATAA
- the LOC114871544 gene encoding integrator complex subunit 8 isoform X1, giving the protein MMDVDLLRPGTVPISPDTILWFEFLLNPSLLQQHLSKSSPDPSATDLIIKFMTINSEQKENEVKIVDTETNDTKPNATNKLTHRNLALKILSLKVAAYLKWDLDILEKKLPLPIQLTLLQDLFYVTSDLSVEIPVVPEFTIHSISDQALFTIVLYHRWHIRAIIYRALNNKQSKQQFLHIPGIQESTYVPPGVIDDIIRKLEAQVSNSINFLNNILETNDIKPKMLSFDTFQMLTEDSTEIKQNWENMYSISLDEFKCQIHYDLARFHLLKEEYQEAKRHTIQAKELFYKLDNLEKRLYCRIKKECLDGCCLACEVSVEGVTSSLTQQLQTSIKDQYTNILQILQADNIAREIPQVYRDNLELDVQGGSVNRKIVVARDLLLQIQCLNLVRKILDGNVILGDYVTEIQAAGNKGVDVFFWALGHVLEKATATDKKRISRYLLYLVDMSNTEGIASKILGDPSYIALFDEKELEEIRKSATDEELELPELLLKNDWGISLATYTQSPKIEIFELEQKLIHSYNTTEIHEILVHLDGKHRMKPLWHVNSCWELPIPLQSVVMSLPRGFLQDYSYVLLAKSRELVMSKDFEGAIEILNVLEKEAQQHTQSGNTLIFKLCKLVNWECLLVEIWRCLHAWPATNICDTQSLVTRCKQCLGALQATDQVIPRQEIIEYCTVFLLNMAEWDYLTSLEKRWSYSEFAAAISSVCQDIVKYKGNRKFPREAWDMVLAAFGPSRDQPQKRSNSGNSGTSTGSASRDVIASISGTLNRLREPMVLTVVISLLARLRNVLRDESSLELHTQYLSLWPAGVPNANSYNIRSIGELLFQLLTQALKYYPSNVPWLRLMGDLNFVLGYYESAIKYYLEAIMVASDLFSQPVPRLQIDDLVYRRMIKCCAHLQCYTQAAVLCQFLEEVDYSLAFKMAASDQKSCASADAMDAYYHCIWDTTILEYLIHLHTKRGEHHRKQLAIKVIGLLELNSNNNEEIQREAANIRKAKFLRALAKHESSTISPYR; this is encoded by the exons ATGATGGATGTAGATTTGTTAAGACCAGGCACAGTGCCAATATCACCTGATACAATTCTTTggtttgaatttttattaaatccaTCTCTGTTACAACAACATTTATCTAAATCTTCACCCG atcCTTCAGCTACAGATTTGATAATCAAATTTATGACAATCAATTCAGAACAGAAGGAAAATGAAGTGAAAATTGTTGATACAGAAACAAATGACACAAAACCTAATGCTACAAATAAGTTAACTCATAGAAATCTCGCTTTGAAGATTCTTTCTTTGAAAGTAGCAGCATATTTAAAATGGGATTTAgatatattagaaaaaaagttGCCATTACCAATACAATTGACATTGCTACAAGATCTCTTCTATGTGACATCAGATTTATCTGTTGAAATCCCTGTAGTACCTGAATTTACGATACATTCAATTTCTGACCAAGCTTTATTTACAATTGTTCTTTATCATAGATGGCACATAAGAGCAATTATTTATAGAGCTTTAAATAACAAACAATCTAAGCAACAGTTTCTTCATAT TCCAGGTATTCAGGAATCAACTTATGTCCCTCCTGGAGTAATAGATgatataattagaaaattagaagcTCAAGTATCTAACagtataaattttttaaataatattcttgAAACTAATGACATAAAACCAAAAATGTTGTCCTTTGATACTTTTCAAATGTTAACAGAAGATAGCActgaaattaaacaaaattggGAAAACATGTATTCTATAAGCCTAGATGAATTTAAATGTCAG ATACATTATGATCTAGCaagatttcatttattaaaagagGAATATCAAGAAGCAAAACGACATACTATACAAGCAAaggaattattttataaacttgATAATTTAGAAAAGCGATTATATTGTAGAATTAAGAAGGAATGTTTAGATGGCTGCTGCTTAGCATGCGAAGTATCTGTAGAAGGAGTTACTTCTAGTCTTACTCAACAATTACAAACTTCGATCAAAGATCAATACACT aatatattacaaattttacaagcggataaTATTGCTAGAGAAATTCCACAAGTTTATAGAGATAATTTAGAACTTGATGTACAGGGAGGATCTGTTAATAGGAAGATTGTAGTAGCTCGCGATCTTTTGCTTCAAATTCAGTGTTTAAATTTGGTTCGAAAAATTTTGGATGGTAATGTTATTCTTGGTGATTATGTAACAGAAATACAAGCAGCTGGAAATAAAGGGGTTGATGTGTTCTTTTGG GCACTTGGACATGTTTTGGAAAAAGCAACTGCTACGGATAAAAAACGTATTTCCCGGTATCTTCTTTACCTTGTAGATATGAGTAATACTGAGGGAATTGCTTCCAAAATACTTGGTGATCCTTCATATATAGCACTGTTTGATGAAAAAGAATTggaagaaattagaaaatcagCTACTGACGAAGAACTTGAATTACCGGAgttattgttaaaaaatgaCTGGGGTATATCATTAGCGACGTATACCC AAAGCCCAAAGATCGAAATATTTGAATTAGAACAAAAGTTAATACATTCATATAACACTACTGAAATTCACGAAATATTGGTACATTTAGATGGAAAACATCGAATGAAACCTTTATGGCATGTAAATAGTTGTTGGGAATTACCTATTCCATTACAAAGCGTTGTAATGTCACTTCCTAGAGGTTTCCTTCAAGATTATTCATATGTGTTGTTAGCAAAAAGTAGAGAGTTGGTAATGTCTAAAGATTTTGAAGGggcaattgaaattttaaatgtattaGAGAAAGAAGCACAGCAACATACACAAAGTGGTAACACATTAATATTTAAGTTATGTAAATTGGTGAATTGGGAGTGCCTTCTTGTTGAAATATGGAGATGTCTTCATGCATGGCCAGCAACAAATATATGCGATACGCAAAGTTTAGTTACAAGGTGTAAGCAATGCCTTGGAGCATTACAAGCAACCGATCAAGTTATTCCACGTCAAGAAATTATTGAGTATTgtactgtttttcttttaaatatggCTGAGTGGGACTATCTTACAAGTTTAGAAAAGCGTTGGAGTTACTCGGAATTTGCTGCAGCTATCAGTAGTGTTTGTCAAGACATTGTAAAGTACAAGGGAAataggaaatttccaagagaAGCTTGGGATATGG TTTTAGCTGCGTTTGGACCGAGTAGAGATCAACCACAAAAACGAAGTAACAGTGGTAATAGCGGTACTAGTACCGGTAGTGCTTCAAGAGATGTTATCGCTAGCATAAGTGGTACCCTTAATAGATTACGCGAACCTATGGTTCTTACGGTTGTTATTTCATTGCTAGCACGTTTACGAAATGTTTTACGCGATGAATCCAGCCTTGAGTTACATACACAGTATCTTTCACTTTGGCCAGCTGGTGTACCAAA TGCCAATTCTTATAACATCAGAAGTATAggagaattattatttcaactcTTAACACAGGCTTTAAAATATTATCCAAGTAACGTTCCTTGGTTGAGACTGATGGGAGATCTTAATTTTG TTTTAGGATATTACGAAAGTGCAATAAAGTATTATTTAGAAGCTATTATGGTTGCCAGTGATCTATTCAGTCAACCAGTACCACGTTTACAGATTGATGATCTTGTATACAGACGTATGATAAAATGTTGCGCTCATCTACAATGTTATACTCAAGCTGCCGTTTTATGCcaatttttagaagaagtagATTATTCTTTAGCATTTAAAATGGCAGCGAGTGATCAGAAAAGTTGTGCTTCGGCTGATGCTATGGATGCATATTATCATTGCATTTGGGATACTACAATACTTGAGTATCTCATTCATTTGCATACAAAACGCGGCGAACATCATAGAAAACAGTTAGCG ATCAAAGTGATTGGTTTATTggaattaaattcaaataataacgaGGAGATACAACGAGAGGCTGCGAATATTCGGAAAGCAAAGTTTTTACGAGCATTAGCGAAACA TGAGTCATCTACGATCAGCCCTTATCGTTGA